The stretch of DNA CATTATAAAGGAGGGCCAGAGAGGCTATCCTCTCACTGCGCACAAAGTTGTCGACAAGTATACAACAAATGAATTTGGAACCCGCAGCCCATACTAATGCTGCTATGTTTACCGGTTGTTTGTAAGCGCTGCATTTAATTTGCTATCACTTCTTAGAGGGGGTTTACTTCTATGCAATCCTTATTTGGCCTAAGTCATCAAACGACACTGCTAATTTGGACGCTGTTCACTATTGCCTTTCTAATTATTCTGATCTCCAAATATAAATGGAATCCTTTTGTTACTCTGCTCATCTCGGCACTCATGCTTGGTCTGCTGGCAGGAATGAAACCGGCGGACGCTATCTCTTCCGTAACTGGCGGGCTTGGCGGTACACTTGGAACAATCGCCATCGTTATCGGGCTCGGCACGATCCTGGGTAAGATGATGGCTGAATCAGGCGGCGCGGAGCGAATTGCCAATACGATGATCGAGAAATTTGGAGAACGCCGCGTTCACTGGGCCATGATGATTGTCGGATTTGTGGTAGGTATTCCGGTCTTTTTTGAAGTCGGCGTCATTCTGCTGATTCCAATTGTCTTTACCGTAGCCCGTAAAACCAAAATGTCATTGCTGCAAATTGGGATTCCGGTCTTGGCGGGTCTTTCCACTGTTCACGGACTTGTACCGCCCCATCCGGCTCCAATGATTGCTATCGATGCTTATAATGCTAATTTAGGTAAGACCCTTCTATACTCACTTATCATCGGTCTTCCGACGGCAATCCTTGCCGGTCCTGTCTTCGGCAAGTTTATTGGTAAGCGGATTCAAGTCACACCGCCAGAGAACCTTGCCAAGCAATTCGGGTCCAAACAAGGTGAAGACCTTCCTGGCTTCGGCATCACTTTGCTTACCATTCTGATGCCTGTTATTCTTATGCTGATCGGTTCGGTTGCAGATATCCTCGATCCAGATGCAACTAGCAGCTTTACGGTGTTCTGTGAATTTATCGGCCATGAAGTCATTGCCCTTCTGATTTCTGTAGTCTTCGCCTTCTTCACCCTTGGCTTCGGCCGTGGCTTCAGCAAGGAGCAGGTGTCCAAGTTCGCGAGCGAGTGCTTGGCGCCAACCGCTACAATTATTCTGATCATCGGAGGCGGCGGTGCGTTCAAGCAGGTGCTGATTAACAGCGGCGTCGGCGCAGCTATTGCCGACTTAGCAACCCATGCGCATATCAATGTCATTCTGTTTGCCTGGTTCGTAGCTGCTCTGATCCGTGTAGCTACCGGCTCCGCAACCGTAGCTATGACTACAGCGGCTGGCATCGTAGCTCCTGTACTCGCCCTAACCCCTGGAGCTAATGTCGAGTTGGTTGTGCTGGCAACAGGTGCAGGCTCGATCGTATTGTCCCATGTAAATGATGCAGGCTTCTGGATGGTTAAGGAGTTCTTTAACATGTCCGTACCTCAGACACTCAAATCCTGGACCGTCATGGAGACCCTCTTGTCCGTCGTTGGATTGGTGCTGATTCTTGTCCTAAGTGCATTTGTTTAATTCATTGATTACCAAGAGACGATTAACCCTTAGGCTAGGGCTAATCGTCTCTTGTTTAACCATACTATTATATAGAGATAAAAAAGCTGGAGAGAAGGTCTTAATATGTCGAAACAGAAAAATTATATGATTGGTGTAGATATCGGAACCACCAGCACGAAAGCAGTGTTGTTTGAAGAAGACGGCACGATTGTTGCTAAAGGCGGGGAGGAAT from Paenibacillus sp. CAA11 encodes:
- a CDS encoding GntT/GntP/DsdX family permease, with product MQSLFGLSHQTTLLIWTLFTIAFLIILISKYKWNPFVTLLISALMLGLLAGMKPADAISSVTGGLGGTLGTIAIVIGLGTILGKMMAESGGAERIANTMIEKFGERRVHWAMMIVGFVVGIPVFFEVGVILLIPIVFTVARKTKMSLLQIGIPVLAGLSTVHGLVPPHPAPMIAIDAYNANLGKTLLYSLIIGLPTAILAGPVFGKFIGKRIQVTPPENLAKQFGSKQGEDLPGFGITLLTILMPVILMLIGSVADILDPDATSSFTVFCEFIGHEVIALLISVVFAFFTLGFGRGFSKEQVSKFASECLAPTATIILIIGGGGAFKQVLINSGVGAAIADLATHAHINVILFAWFVAALIRVATGSATVAMTTAAGIVAPVLALTPGANVELVVLATGAGSIVLSHVNDAGFWMVKEFFNMSVPQTLKSWTVMETLLSVVGLVLILVLSAFV